From a single Arachis hypogaea cultivar Tifrunner chromosome 3, arahy.Tifrunner.gnm2.J5K5, whole genome shotgun sequence genomic region:
- the LOC112734896 gene encoding peroxisomal membrane protein 11A, which yields MSFQSPPPPSPLHPTQNPNQQKTKPEGEKKRDFLTHLETYLAKRDGVDKLLKISRYTSKLILFTSWAKAQPQAHNGPSLYNRLKAFESSVGISRKSLRLGKFVQDLNALRALQKPRVKSTTSSSDLDFFLSIVAYGGEGIYYFVEQLVWLSKSGLIDPKRSRSFQKISAWCEFVGYFGSVALKFRDLKVIGEDEECLKSTVEIASLRGECCEVEEERLRKVREKKTMKKLSILQDLADLVMALDDMIDGKGPFSGPVFMASAGLLSALISTHKNWKSC from the coding sequence ATGTCTTTCCAAtctccaccaccaccatcaccgctCCACCCGACCCAAAACCCGAACCAACAAAAAACCAAACCTGaaggagaaaagaagagagactTCCTGACTCACCTCGAAACCTATCTCGCCAAACGCGACGGCGTCGACAAGCTACTCAAGATCTCACGCTACACCTCAAAACTCATCCTCTTCACTTCCTGGGCCAAGGCCCAACCCCAAGCCCATAACGGCCCATCTCTCTACAACCGCCTCAAGGCCTTCGAGTCCAGCGTCGGCATCAGCCGCAAGTCCCTCCGCCTCGGCAAATTCGTCCAAGACCTCAACGCGCTCCGTGCCCTACAAAAACCGCGCGTGAAATCCACCACCAGCTCCTCCGATCTCGACTTCTTCCTCTCCATCGTCGCCTACGGCGGCGAGGGAATCTACTACTTCGTCGAGCAGCTCGTCTGGCTATCCAAATCGGGACTCATCGATCCGAAACGGTCGCGTTCGTTTCAGAAAATCAGCGCGTGGTGCGAGTTCGTAGGGTACTTCGGTAGCGTGGCTTTGAAATTCAGGGATTTGAAGGTGATCGGAGAGGACGAAGAGTGCTTGAAATCGACCGTTGAAATTGCGAGTTTGAGAGGGGAATGTTGTGAGGTGGAAGAAGAGAGGTTGAGGAAGGTGAGGGAGAAGAAGACGATGAAGAAGCTTTCGATTCTTCAGGATTTGGCTGATTTGGTTATGGCTTTGGATGATATGATCGACGGCAAGGGACCGTTTTCGGGGCCGGTTTTCATGGCTTCCGCCGGGTTGTTGTCTGCTCTCATCAGCACTCACAAGAATTGGAAATCTTGTTAA